The Kaustia mangrovi genome has a segment encoding these proteins:
- a CDS encoding AzlD family protein has translation MTLSLPTLHAVLAMGIATYLTRIAGLWVLRHVTLTPRVRAGLDAVPVAVLTAVITPMVFMTGPAEALAGLATALAAFRLPILAVVAVGVVSVVGLRALIG, from the coding sequence ATGACACTCTCCCTGCCAACGCTCCATGCCGTCCTGGCGATGGGGATTGCGACCTACCTCACCCGTATTGCCGGGCTCTGGGTCCTGCGCCACGTGACCCTCACCCCGCGCGTGCGCGCCGGCCTCGATGCGGTGCCGGTGGCGGTGCTCACCGCGGTCATCACGCCGATGGTGTTCATGACCGGGCCGGCGGAGGCGCTCGCCGGCCTCGCCACGGCGCTCGCCGCCTTCCGGCTGCCGATCCTGGCGGTCGTCGCCGTCGGCGTCGTCTCGGTCGTGGGCCTGAGGGCGCTTATCGGCTGA
- a CDS encoding AraC family transcriptional regulator: MDAIEQSMAVDRGLVGPGDRYRFWRAERHDALECLSATFSNHRYARHTHETFVVGVILEGCETYYLRGEQKYARAGDLCFVNPGEVHDGEPYGASFTYRMTYPSETLIREIAQDVLGGEEASGQPYFREPLVRDPEGYAAFMRAHGRLERDEDAFGGEEALVEAYALLLKRNGDWRGTPVEGGRAPEAVRLARDYLETHFDGTVDLAELAAVAGLSRYHLIRVFRRHLGLTPHAYLTDVRVRAAQERLRRGDAAADVAAACGFADQSHLTRAFKARIGVPPAAFARR; encoded by the coding sequence ATGGACGCGATCGAGCAAAGCATGGCCGTGGACCGGGGGCTCGTCGGCCCCGGCGACCGCTACCGCTTCTGGCGGGCGGAGCGGCACGACGCGCTCGAATGCCTGTCGGCGACGTTCAGCAACCACCGTTATGCACGCCACACCCACGAGACCTTCGTGGTCGGCGTCATCCTGGAGGGCTGCGAGACCTACTATCTGCGCGGCGAGCAGAAATATGCCAGGGCCGGCGATCTGTGCTTCGTCAATCCGGGCGAGGTTCATGACGGCGAGCCTTACGGGGCGAGCTTCACCTACCGCATGACCTATCCGTCCGAGACGTTGATTCGCGAGATCGCGCAGGACGTGCTCGGTGGAGAGGAGGCGAGCGGACAACCCTATTTCCGCGAGCCGCTGGTGCGCGATCCGGAAGGCTATGCCGCCTTCATGCGCGCCCATGGACGGCTCGAGCGCGACGAGGATGCCTTCGGCGGCGAGGAGGCGCTGGTGGAGGCCTATGCGCTGCTGCTGAAGCGCAATGGCGACTGGCGCGGCACGCCCGTCGAGGGCGGTCGCGCGCCGGAGGCCGTCAGGCTGGCGCGCGATTATCTGGAAACCCATTTCGACGGTACGGTCGACCTCGCCGAGCTTGCCGCCGTGGCGGGGCTGAGCCGCTATCACCTGATTCGCGTCTTCCGCCGCCATCTGGGGCTTACCCCGCATGCCTATCTCACCGATGTGCGCGTGCGTGCCGCCCAAGAGAGGCTCAGGCGCGGCGATGCGGCCGCCGACGTCGCCGCGGCCTGCGGCTTTGCCGACCAGAGCCACCTGACGCGCGCCTTCAAGGCCCGTATCGGTGTGCCGCCGGCCGCCTTCGCCCGGCGTTGA
- a CDS encoding aminopeptidase P family protein, with the protein MFQTFEDAGETAQTGERLKALRAELERLGVDGFLVPRADEHQGEYVAAYAERLSWLTGFTGSAGLAVVLADRAAIFIDGRYTIQAREQVDTALFTPCHLIDEPPATWLKANLREGQTLSYDPWLHTSDQIARLAKACRAAGAALVALDSNPVDTVWTDQPPRPAAPAVPHPTQFAGKSVADKLAELSSSLEETGADDAVLTLPDSIAWAFNIRGHDIPHTPVALAFAILPREGRPTLFIAPEKADEALRDHLAQTVDIAAPEAFEPALRTLGEAGRRVLVDPACAPEKIRTLLADAGAEIVAAQDPCILPKARKNAVEIEGSRMAHRRDGAAMARFLAWLDREAPLGHVDEISAAETLEALRAETGVLEDISFDTISASGPHAALPHYRVSRASNRPLAPGEIYLVDSGAQYRDGTTDITRTIVVGEPTVEMRDRFTTVLKGHIAIARIRFPARTTGAQIDILARMALWQKGLDFDHGTGHGVGSFLSVHEGPARISKAGHVAMEPGMILSNEPGYYAEDRYGIRIENLILVTEAEPVEGGERPMHGFETLSFTPIDRRLVEPAILDDGELAWLNAYHAEVRRNIAPLLEGEDLAWLTAATEPISR; encoded by the coding sequence ATGTTCCAGACCTTCGAGGATGCCGGCGAGACGGCGCAGACGGGCGAACGGCTGAAGGCGCTGCGCGCAGAGCTCGAGCGGCTCGGCGTGGACGGCTTTCTCGTCCCGCGCGCCGACGAGCATCAGGGCGAGTATGTCGCGGCCTATGCGGAGCGCCTGTCCTGGCTGACGGGCTTCACCGGCTCGGCCGGTCTCGCCGTCGTGCTCGCCGACCGCGCGGCGATCTTCATCGACGGGCGCTACACGATCCAGGCGCGCGAACAGGTGGACACCGCGCTCTTCACCCCCTGCCATCTCATAGACGAGCCGCCAGCCACATGGCTCAAGGCCAACCTCCGCGAAGGCCAGACGCTCTCCTACGATCCCTGGCTTCACACGAGCGACCAGATCGCCCGCCTCGCCAAGGCCTGCAGGGCGGCGGGCGCGGCGCTCGTCGCTCTCGACAGCAATCCCGTCGACACGGTCTGGACGGATCAGCCGCCGCGCCCGGCGGCCCCCGCCGTGCCGCACCCGACGCAGTTCGCCGGCAAGTCCGTTGCGGACAAACTCGCCGAGCTCTCTTCAAGCCTTGAGGAGACCGGCGCGGACGATGCGGTGCTGACCCTGCCGGATTCCATCGCCTGGGCCTTCAACATCCGCGGGCACGACATTCCGCACACGCCCGTGGCGCTCGCCTTCGCCATTCTCCCCCGCGAGGGGCGCCCGACGCTCTTCATCGCGCCGGAGAAGGCCGACGAGGCGCTTCGCGACCATCTGGCCCAGACCGTCGACATCGCCGCGCCGGAAGCCTTCGAGCCGGCGCTCCGCACGCTCGGCGAGGCCGGCCGACGGGTGCTCGTCGATCCGGCCTGCGCGCCGGAGAAGATCCGCACGCTCCTGGCCGATGCCGGCGCGGAGATCGTCGCCGCGCAGGATCCCTGCATCCTTCCCAAGGCGCGCAAGAATGCCGTCGAGATCGAGGGCTCGCGCATGGCCCACCGGCGCGACGGCGCGGCGATGGCTCGCTTCCTCGCCTGGCTCGACCGCGAGGCGCCCCTGGGCCATGTGGACGAGATCTCCGCGGCGGAGACGCTTGAGGCCCTGCGCGCGGAGACCGGTGTTCTGGAGGATATCAGCTTCGACACCATCTCCGCCTCCGGGCCCCATGCCGCCCTGCCCCATTACCGGGTCTCGCGCGCCTCCAACAGGCCGCTCGCGCCCGGCGAGATCTATCTCGTCGATTCCGGCGCGCAATACCGCGACGGCACCACCGACATCACCCGCACCATTGTCGTGGGCGAGCCGACGGTGGAGATGCGCGACCGCTTCACTACCGTCCTCAAGGGCCATATCGCGATTGCCCGGATCCGCTTCCCGGCACGGACCACCGGCGCCCAGATCGACATCCTCGCGCGCATGGCGCTGTGGCAGAAGGGGCTCGACTTCGACCACGGCACGGGCCACGGCGTCGGCAGCTTCCTGTCGGTGCACGAGGGGCCTGCGCGCATCTCCAAGGCCGGCCATGTGGCGATGGAGCCGGGCATGATCCTGTCGAACGAGCCGGGCTACTACGCGGAGGACCGCTACGGCATCCGCATCGAGAACCTGATCCTCGTGACCGAGGCGGAGCCCGTCGAGGGCGGCGAGCGGCCCATGCACGGCTTCGAGACGCTGAGCTTCACACCGATCGACCGGCGCCTCGTGGAGCCCGCGATCCTCGACGATGGGGAGCTCGCCTGGCTCAATGCCTATCATGCGGAGGTGCGCCGGAACATCGCGCCGCTCCTGGAGGGCGAGGACCTCGCCTGGCTCACCGCCGCGACGGAGCCGATCAGCCGATAA
- a CDS encoding AzlC family ABC transporter permease produces MRESWASEFTRGVATILPVAMAVTPFALIFGALAAQKGLSPLEVGLMSGLVFAGASQFVAVDIWQHPAPWLVLGFTALTINLRHVMMGASIARHMGRFSAASRYVSLYFLADEIWALAERRASVTTLTPGYFLGLGVTLYLGWIGLTVSGALAGSALGDPERFGFDFVFTAIFIALIVGFWRGYRTGVIVAASAAVAALTHLLVPGPWYILAGGLAGIATGAAFMAEDVEEQAA; encoded by the coding sequence ATGCGCGAGAGCTGGGCCAGCGAATTCACCCGGGGCGTTGCGACCATATTGCCGGTCGCCATGGCGGTGACGCCGTTCGCGCTGATCTTCGGCGCGCTCGCCGCCCAGAAGGGGCTTTCGCCGCTTGAGGTCGGGCTGATGAGCGGGCTTGTCTTCGCCGGCGCCTCGCAGTTCGTCGCCGTCGATATCTGGCAGCATCCCGCGCCATGGCTGGTGCTCGGCTTCACCGCGCTCACGATCAATCTGCGCCATGTGATGATGGGCGCGTCCATCGCGCGACATATGGGGCGCTTCAGTGCGGCGAGCCGCTATGTCTCGCTCTACTTTCTGGCCGACGAGATCTGGGCGCTGGCGGAGCGGCGGGCGAGCGTCACCACGCTCACGCCGGGCTATTTCCTGGGGCTCGGCGTCACGCTCTATCTGGGCTGGATCGGCCTCACGGTCTCCGGCGCCCTGGCGGGCTCCGCGCTCGGCGATCCGGAGCGCTTCGGCTTCGACTTCGTGTTCACCGCGATCTTCATCGCGCTCATCGTGGGCTTCTGGCGGGGTTACCGCACGGGTGTCATCGTCGCGGCAAGCGCGGCCGTCGCCGCGCTGACCCATCTCCTCGTGCCGGGACCCTGGTATATCCTCGCCGGCGGCCTTGCCGGCATTGCGACGGGCGCGGCGTTCATGGCCGAGGACGTCGAGGAGCAGGCGGCATGA